AAGTGAATTGCGCCGCGCTCTCCGACGACATCCTCGAAAGCGAACTCTTCGGCCACGTGAAGGGCGCGTTTACCGGCGCCGTGCGCGACCGCGTCGGCCGCTTCGAGGCGGCCGACGGCGGCACCATTCTGCTCGACGAAATCGGCGACATCTCGTTTCGCCTGCAGCAACGGTTACTGCGCGTACTACAGGAACGCGAATTCGAGCGCGTCGGCGACACCCGCCCCATCAAGGTCGACGTGCGCATCATCGCCGCGACCAACCGCGATCTCGCCGCCAAAATGCGCGCCGGCGAGTTCCGCGAAGACTTGTACTACCGGCTCAACGTCATTCGCATCGAACTGCCGCCCCTCCGCGAACACAAGGAAGATATTCCACTGCTCGTCGACCATTTCTGCCGGCGGTACAACGCCGAACTCAAAAAAAACAACCTCGGCCTCGCGCCCGAGACCATGGATATCGTCATGAACTACCGCTGGCCGGGAAACGTCCGCGAACTCGAAAATTGTCTCGAGCGCGCCTTCATCGTGTGCCACGACTCCGTAATCTTCCCAAAACATCTCCCGCCCGAAATCCAGGGCACATTCGCGGGCGCATTGGCCGAAGGACACGTAGACGGCGGCGACGGCCCCTCCGGCGCCGACCCAAAAGAACGCATCGTCGAAGTCCTCCGCCGCACCGACTGGAACATGGCCAAATCCGCCCGTATCCTCGGCATCGCGCGCAACACCCTCTACCAGCGCATGAAAACCTACGGCATCTCCCGCGAGAACAATTTTAAATAGGGACAGCCACCTGTTATTTGCATTGTGGCCGCGGATGGTGTACCATGCACCCATGCCACGCATCGCCCGAATCGTCATCCCCGGCTGCGCGCACCATATCACCCAGCGCGGCAACAACAAGCAGGACGTCTTCTTTGTCGACGACGACCAGCGCGTCTACCTGAGTTTGCTCAAGCGCGCCGCGGCCGCGCACGGCCTCGTCGTTCACGGCTACTGCCTCATGACCAACCACATTCACCTTGTCGCAACGCCCAAGGAAGAGG
This portion of the Candidatus Hydrogenedentota bacterium genome encodes:
- a CDS encoding transposase — encoded protein: MPRIARIVIPGCAHHITQRGNNKQDVFFVDDDQRVYLSLLKRAAAAHGLVVHGYCLMTNHIHLVATPKEE